The sequence TTTTCCCTGATGCTTTAGCAGAGGCCAAAGCCAAGGCCCTTTTTTATAAATGGCAGGAGGTTATGGCCTACTCGCTTGCCTTTCAGGATACCTTCCGCCACACCACCCTTTATGCCCTGTTAGGTGGGATATTTCTTGCAGCCTTGATGTATCAACAAAGATTTAAGCGGAGGGCTTAAAGTGAGAAAGTTTTTAATTATTTTGCTCCTGTGTTGGGGATTAAGCCATGGCCTAGCCATGGCTCAAGAAAAGTTAACCCTTGAGGCCTGTCTTAAAGAAGCCCTTTCCGAAAATCCTAATCTTGAGATGCTTAAGGCTCGCATCAAGGCGGCTGAGTCTATGGCTCAGGCTGCTAAACAGGAAAGATGGCCCACTCTAGCAGCGCGTTATAGCTATCTCCACCTTCGGGACCAGCAAAAAGTAGTTATTATGGGTCAAGATTTTCCACTTTCTTCCCACGAAAACATCGAGTTTGATTTTTTGTTTAACTTTCCTGTTTTTCACGGTTTTTCCTTGCGTATTAAAGAAAAGCTCCGCAAGCTCGATGTTGAGCTTGCAAGCTTTGAATACGAGCGTGCAGTATCCCGGCTTATCTTTGAAGTTAACAAGGCCTACTATGACGTTTTAAAGGCCAAGCGCGGGGTAATTGAGGCACGCAAGTCTCTTAAGCGCCTTGAGTCTCACTTGGAAACAGCCAAGGCCTATTATGCTCAGGGGCTTATTGCCAAGCACCAGGTGCTTGAAAGTGAGGTGGCATACGCCCAGGCTGAGCATGCTTTGATTGTGGCGCAAAATATCCTTGATCTTGCTAAGGGAAAACTGAACGTTTTACTAAATCGTCCGGTAAATGCTGCCATTGACGTGGAAGACATTCTTTCTGAGAAGCCAAAGCTTGAGGCCTTTGAAACCTATCTTGAAAAGGCTCTTAGCAGACGCCCTGAGATAAAAGCAGTACTCCTTGCCACTGAAAAGGCCCGTCAAAACGTGCGCCTTGCCAAGTCCGCATATTATCCCTGGGTTGATTTAAAAGCTATCTATCAAAAAAAGGGCATTGATCTCCTTGCTTCGCGCAACCCTTATGGGGACCGGGAAAACATTTTTGTAGGGTTTGAAATAAACTGGCTTATCTGGGATTGGGGAGCACGTAAAAGTAAAGTCTCGGCAGCCAGGGCCAAGGTGCTCGAAGAAGAGGCTTCTTTGCGGGACCTTAAGAACCGCATTTCTTTAGAGGTGCGTGCGGCATATTTGGATGTGCAAGCTGCGCAAAAAAAGCTCAAAGTGGCAGAAAGAGCCCTCAGGAGCGCTGAGGAAAACTTTCGCCTAAACGAAGCCCGTTTTAAAGAGGGCCTTGCTACCACTACCGATGTGCTTGATGCCGAAGCTTTTTTAACTTCAGCCAGGGTAAGACGTATCGAGGCCCTTGCTGATTTGAAAACCGCTTACGCCCGCTTGCTATACGCTGCCGGAATTAACCAAGGGCCTTTAAAAGCTGAGACGCCTTAATTTTTCCTTCTCGAATAATGCGAATTTCCTCTTCGGTTACATCTACCACTGTAGAAGGGATGGCCTCTTTAGCTTTGCCAGCATCAAGGATTAGGTCAACCTGGGGCATTATTCTGGCAACTTCTTCTGCCGAAGTGCAAGACGGTTTTCCGCTAATATTGGCACTGGTGCCGGTAACAGGGCGGCCAAGCAACCTGGCAATCCCGGTAGGCACGGGATGAGAAGAAAGCCTTACGCCTATTTTTCCTGTTCCCGCGGTAAGAAGGGGAGACACCTCAGCCCTTGCCTGCATAACAATAGTCAAGGGTCCTGGCCAAAACCTGGCCATTAATTTTTCCGCAACAGGAGGAATTTCCCTGACTACCAGTTTGAGTTGTTCAAGCTCACCTAGTAAAAGCAAAATGGGCTTTTTTTCAGGGCGGCCTTTTAAAGTAAAAATGCGTTTTATGGCGTTTTCATTGGTGTAGTCTGCGGCAAGGCCATAGATAGTCTCTGTGGGAATAGCACACACTCCACCTTCTCTTAGGACGTCAGTGGCTTTTTTAAGGGTTTCTAGGTCAGGTTTTTCGGGGTTAACAGCGATTATTTTCGGCATTTTGTTTTTCTAAATATTTGTATAAAATTTGGTTATGAGTCAAAAATTTTACTTCGTTGCGCGCATGCCCGATGAACCTGGTGCTTTGCACCGGGCCGCAGAAATAGTTCGCCGTTTTCAGGGTAACATAAACCGCATTCATTATGACCGACGTATCGACCCTAACACGGTCTTTTTCGAAGTAACGTTAGCAAACCGTGAGGCATACGAGAAGGTAAAACAAGGGCTAAAAGCCCTTGGCTACCTCCAGGAGACGTTAGAACCAATAGGATTTCTCAAGTTTAATGTTTATTTACCCCACAAGCCCGGGGCTTTATTTGAGTTTCTCAACTA comes from Thermodesulfatator atlanticus DSM 21156 and encodes:
- a CDS encoding L-threonylcarbamoyladenylate synthase, whose product is MPKIIAVNPEKPDLETLKKATDVLREGGVCAIPTETIYGLAADYTNENAIKRIFTLKGRPEKKPILLLLGELEQLKLVVREIPPVAEKLMARFWPGPLTIVMQARAEVSPLLTAGTGKIGVRLSSHPVPTGIARLLGRPVTGTSANISGKPSCTSAEEVARIMPQVDLILDAGKAKEAIPSTVVDVTEEEIRIIREGKIKASQLLKALG
- a CDS encoding TolC family protein, with product MRKFLIILLLCWGLSHGLAMAQEKLTLEACLKEALSENPNLEMLKARIKAAESMAQAAKQERWPTLAARYSYLHLRDQQKVVIMGQDFPLSSHENIEFDFLFNFPVFHGFSLRIKEKLRKLDVELASFEYERAVSRLIFEVNKAYYDVLKAKRGVIEARKSLKRLESHLETAKAYYAQGLIAKHQVLESEVAYAQAEHALIVAQNILDLAKGKLNVLLNRPVNAAIDVEDILSEKPKLEAFETYLEKALSRRPEIKAVLLATEKARQNVRLAKSAYYPWVDLKAIYQKKGIDLLASRNPYGDRENIFVGFEINWLIWDWGARKSKVSAARAKVLEEEASLRDLKNRISLEVRAAYLDVQAAQKKLKVAERALRSAEENFRLNEARFKEGLATTTDVLDAEAFLTSARVRRIEALADLKTAYARLLYAAGINQGPLKAETP